GGCCATTTTTGTGCCATTGCTCCAGCAGTTGCTTGCTCTCTCGATAGCCAGATTCAGCACTATCTTGCAGGGCGGTGGGGCAGTTTCTGTCCATTAACACCTTGCCGCAAATCATTCGTGCATTGTAGCTTTCTGCCGCCTCAAAAAAGCTGCTTACCGATTGCGGGTGAACGGTGGCATACACACTGGCGGTGGTGGTGCCGTGGGCAAACAGTTGTTGCAAAAAAAACTCGGCTTGGGCACGAGCATAGGCGGCTTCAACAAATTGTTGCTCAGCGGGAAAGGTGTAAGTGTTTAACCAATCCAATAGTTGCTTGCCATAGCTGGCAATAATCTCTACCTGGGGGTAGTGCACATGGCTGTCGATAAGCCCAGGAATAATTAGGCCATGATGCTGAATAACAGCCGCTTGTACTTCGGGGTTGCTGCGTAAGTAATCTTGCGCATCCCCAAGGTGTTGAATAAGACCATCCTCAACAACCAACATGCCATCATGTAAGTATTGGTAGTTATCGCTAGGTGCAATAGTGGCTTTTGGAAAGTGTAAAATACTCCCGCGGTGGAACTGTCGCGTCATCTTAGCTGCCTCGATAAGTGGAATAGCTAAAGGTGCTTAACAGCAGCGGGATGTGGTAATGGGCTTGTTGCTCATCACTAATAAACACGACATCCGCTAAAGGAAAAAAGCATTGCTGGAAGTGCGCTAGGCAGTATTCTTCGGTAATGAAGCGTAGGCAGTAGCAATCGCTGGGTAAGTCTAATTGTTCAAACTTATAACGCCCGTCTTGATCGGTTAAGCCTTTGGCTAAGCTTTGGCTTTCGCCAAAGCGATAAATTTCTACCGCAATACCTGCTGCGGGCTGGCCACAAGTTGTATCTAGTACATGACAGCTTAAGGTGCTCAAAATAAGTTCTCCATTCTACGCAGGCTAATGCTTTGTTGTTGTTCGGCAGCATTGTGTAATTCTTGCTCGCGACTATTTCCGTAGCGTTGCTCCAATATGTGCAGCATTTCCTCGGCGGATTTACCGCTAGCAAATACGATGAAAATGAAGCCATAACGGTTTAAATAACGCTGATTAAGTTCGAGTAAAGCACTAAGAGTGGCTTGCTGAGCATGGTTGACTTGTGCTTGCTCTGCTTCGCTTAAATGCTTGGCTTGGTTGTATTTTTTTTGAAGGCTGGTTAAATCACCAATCATTGGATGACCCGCAAAAGCCTCCAGCCAATCGTTCTCTGTTAGCTGGCTAAAGGCTTGTTTCGCCATAGACATAAACTGCTCAACCGACTGAAAGGGGCGCAATGTTGCCATGGTGGTTTGCCATGTTTTGCTACTGCAAATACTGGCCATTTCGCTGACGAATTGACTGTGCGGCAGATTGTTTAGCTGCTTAAGATGTTTTTCGTCGTCATTCATTGAGCTGTTCTCCCGCAAGTTGTTTTCGCAGAGTATTGCTAGATTCCCATTGTTGTTTTTGCTGGTCCCTGTCACTGGTTTTAGCGTGTTTTTCTAGCAGCGTGATCAGCTGAGCGCTAATCGATACCGCGACTTGCATAGGTAATTTCCCACTTACATCGGCTAGGCCAATAGGGCAGGTGAGTTGATCACAGCGTGCCGGATCTTCAAGTTGTTCGGCTAAGCGATACTTAAATCGTTGGGCTTTAGTTTGAGAGCCAATCACGCCTACAAAGGCTAAATCTCCTCGGCGCAGCGCAGCTAAACTAAGCGCGAAATCTAAGCTATGGTCTTGGCTTAGAATGACAACATAAGAGTTGGCTTTTAGCTCTGCTACGCTATTTTCTGGCTGCGCGTGATAGTGGGTGTTTACACCAAATTGGCTAATTGAATCTAGCCATTGCTGGCGATTATCAATGACTTGCACTTGTACCGGCAGTTTTGCCAGTATTTCACATAAACAATGGCTTACATGTCCCGCCCCATAAATGGTGATAAGTGGCTGATCAACCAAGAAGTATTCGAACAATACTTGTACTGCGCCCCCACAACATTGGGCTAGATCCGCAGCTAAGGAAAAGCGTTCAATGTGATTAAACTTTGCTCCCTTTTCCAGTTGCTCGCGGGCATGCTTGATCACCGAAAACTCTAAATTTCCACCACCTAAGGTATCGAATTGCTGTTGCTGACTGATCACCATTTTAGCGCCTGTTGCTCGCGGTACAGAACCCGCTTCGGCCACAATGGTCGCAATACAAAATGGCTGCTGTTGCTGCTTAAGATAGCTGCAGGCATCCAACCAGTTATTAGGTAGAAAGCGAGATTGCCAATCACTCATCTTGCGTCTCCATAAACTCATATTGCTTTTGGCAAGCCATTAAAATGCGCTCGCTGGTGGCTGGAGAATCTAACTGCGCTGGCAGCTTATGTTGGCTGATTGACGTCACTGCATCGTAAATGGCACACCAAGCGCTAATGGCTAACATAAAGGGGGGCTCGCCCACTGCTTTAGAACGGTAGATGCTGTGCTCAGGGTTGGCTTGGTCGAACAAGGTAATGTTCATTTGTTCGGGGTAGTCGCCAATGGTGGGGATTTTGTAGTTTGCCGGGCTATTACTTAGTAACTTTCCTTTTTTGTCCCATACCAGTTCTTCGTTAGTAAGCCAGCCTAGGCCTTGAATAAAGGCGCCTTCTATTTGGCCAATGTCGATGGCCGGATTAAGGCTGGTGCCTACATCATGCAGAATGTCTACGCGGTCTACGCTCATTTCCCCAGTTAGCGTATCAATGCTCACTTCGCTTACGGAGGCACCCAATGCAAAGTAGAAAAATGGCCGCCCCTGAGCTTGTTCGCGGTCGTACCAAATTTTAGGTGTTTTGTAAAAGCCAGTCGCTGAGAGTGATACTCGCTGCATGTAAGCTTGTTGCACTAACTCCGCCCAGCTAATAGTTTGCTCGGCGAGTCTAACTTGGCCTTGGTTTATGGTGATTTGCTCTGCTTTAAGCTGGTAATGTTGCTGGGCAAATTCAAGCAGACGTTGTTTGATTTCTTTCGCCGCATTATGCGCAGCCATTCCGTTTAAATCACTGCCTGAAGAAGCCGCCGTGGGCGAGGTATTAGGCACTTTGTCGGTGCGGGTAGACGTAATAAGCACATAGCTAAATGGAATGCCCAAAGTTTGCGCCACAATCTGCTGAACCTTGGTATGCAGGCCTTGACCCATTTCGGTGCCGCCATGGTTTAGCTGAACACTGCCGTCGGTATACACATGCAGCAGCGCGCCTGCTTGGTTAAGGTGTTTGGCGGTAAATGAAATACCAAATTTTACAGGGCTTAAGGCAAGGCCTTTTTTGATTAGCGAATTAGAGTTGTTCCATTGATTTATTTGCTGACGGCGCGCGCGGTAGTCTGCGTTCACTTCTAATTGTTTTATTAAGTTAAGCTGGTCTTGATGTTGCTCTACTGGCATGCCGTAGTGGGTGGTGGCATATCCATCGCGATAGAGGTTTTTGTAACGCACATCTAAGGCATCTTGGCCGGTAGCAATTGCGATGTCTTGCATCGCCTGTTCAATTAACATCATGCCTTGCGGACCACCAAAGCCGCGGAAGGCAGTATGTGAAACGGTATCGGTTTTTAATCGATTACCTACGACTTCGGCTTCACCTAAGCTGTAGGCGTTGTCGCTATGAAACATCGCTCTATCCACAATCGCGTCGGATAAATCAGGCGAGTGGCCACACAAGCCGTTCACTTCTAACTTGGCACTTTCAATGATTCCCTCGGCGCTTAACCCTAGTTGGTATCGGTTGTAAAAAGGATGGCGCTTGCCGGTTAAGGCCATATCTATACTGCGTGGTAGACGTATTTTCACAGGTTTATTGCAATGCCAGGCTGCAAGGCTGGCTAAGCACGCCCATTGAGCGGCTTGGGTTTCTTTACCGCCAAAGCCGCCTCCCATGCGGCGCATGTCTACGGTAACTTGGTGAAACGCAATGCCTAATACTTCAGCTACTAGCTTTTGTACTTCGCTAGGGTGCTGTGAAGAGGTGTAAAGCATAATGCCGCCATCTTCGGTTGGCTGGGCGAGGCTTACTTGTCCTTCTAAATAAAAGTGTTCTTGCCCGCCAATATGTTGTTCACCACTTAGTTGCAGTTCACTTCGATCTAGCACGGCATCGGCTATTTGCTTACCCATGCAATGGCTTGGGCGCACCGTTGCATTGGGCTGGCTTAAATCGCTAATATCTTGCTTACTTAGCGCTAGCGTATCGGCGCTTTGGTATTGCACTAGCTCTTGATTAGCTTGGTCGGCAATTTGCCATGCGAGCTGGTGGCTATGGGCAAGAACTAGGGCTACAGGCTGCTGAAAGTAGCTAATCTCGTTCTCGCTTAACAGCGGGTCGCCTATAAATATCGGGCCAATATCTAGGTGTCCGGGGATATCCTGGCAGCGAATTACCGCAACTACATCGGGATGTTGTTGCAGCGAATCTAATTGCTGAGCAAGTACTTTACCTTTGGCTACTTGGCTAGTGATGACTGCAGCATGCAAGCAACCACTTGGCAGGTTATAGTCGTCGATGAACTGCGCTTCGCCAGCGACTTGTTTGGCTGCACTCTCATGGGGAATCGATTTACCCACTATTTGGCTTGGCGCAGTTTGCTCGAGGTGCTGAGTCGTTAATTTACGCATGGGCGGCTAACCTCGTGGGTAATTGTTGGCTATAGAGGTAGAAGCGTTTTAATAGATTCTGTACTAGCAATACCCTGTAAGCTGCGCTGGCTCGCACGTCATCAATGGGTTTTACATACTGCGGCACTAGGGCTTGTAGCTGCTTGAGTTTGTTGTTGTTGAAGACTTCACCCAACAAACAATTTTCAAGTTCAGTTAAGCGCACCGACTTAGCCGCCACGCCACCTGCTGAGATAACGCAGTGGCTTACTCTGCCTTGGTCATCACACTCCATGGCTACAGCCAATACCACGGTGGCGATGTCATCTTCATAACGTTTACTCACCTTGTAGATTTGATGTTTAAGTGTTGGAGACAAATCTGGCAGGTGAATGGCGCTAATCCATTGTTGCGGTTTTAAGCGCGTTTCGCGGTAGCCTGTGATGTAGTCTTCTGGTGCGTAAAGCTCGGTAGTGGCGCCATCATCTACTTCAATTTTGCCGTTTAGGCTAATTAGCAATGGAGCTATGTCACCAATGGGTGAGGCATTGCCTAAACTGCCACCAAGGGTAGCGCGGTGGCGAATGGTAATACTGCCCAAGCGAGCAAAGATTTCGTCGGTAGTGGGGTAGTGCTGCGCCATAAATGCGTGAACTTTATCTAAAGGCACTGCCGCCCCTATGCGCCAACCATTGTTGGTGCGCTCGATGCCTGTGAGCTCAGGAAGGGCGGTTAAGTCGATAATTTCATCAATGCGTTGATACTGTTGAGTAACTTCTAATGCTAAATCGGTACCGCCGCCTATCCATTTGGCGTGAGGGTGTTTTGCGCGAATGCTGGCTAACTCACTGCGACTAGTAGGTTGCCAGTAGTGGTCGCTTTCTAGCTTGTCACATTGCCCCATCCAGTATTGCACGGCGGACTCATTTTCTTGGATATGATCCTTGGCCGCTGGAGCTGTTGCTACTTGCTTAGCCGCTTCGATAAGTGGCCCATAGCCAGTGCAACGGCACAAGTTGCCAGCTAAAAATTCCTCGGGGTGTTCGGGTTTAGTTGTTTGACGAGATAAGGCATATAAAGACATTACAAAACCAGGCGTACAAAAACCGCATTGGCTGCCATGTTTATCTACTATGGCTTGTTGAACGGGATGTAGCTCTTGGCCTTGCTTTAGGTACTCAACGGTAATGATTTGTTTACCGTGCAAAGAATGCAGTGGCGTAATGCAGCTGTTAATTTGCTTGTAGCTTAGCTGCTGTTGATGATCTTGGCTCACCATTACTACTGTACATGCACCGCAATCACCGCTGGCGCAACCTTCTTTACTGCCCACTAGACCTTGTCGTTCGCGTAAAAAGCTAAGCAGCATGGTATCTGCCGCCTGTTGGCTTAAGGTGATAGCTTGGTCGTTAATCATAAGTTGTAACATGATTGCTCCGGAAATTGCGTGGTCATTAAGCTGACTATTTGGTCAGCTTTTTGGCCAAATTTTTTATTCTTGCTGATCGTTTCTATAAGCGTAAGTATCGGCAAAGCGCGATAATATCCATTCGCCAGCACTAATCTCGGGATACTGACTTTGTTCTCCAGGCGCTAAACAGCTCGCGAGAGTATTCACCGGAGTATCAAAGTCTGGCTCTACAAAAAATGGCATTGAAAAGCGAGTAGTTTGCTGTTTTGGACTAAGTACTCTGTGCGGCGTCGACTTGTATCGGCCGTTGGTCCAACGTTGCATTAAGTCGCCAATATTCACCACAAAACTATTCTCCACCGGTGGCGCATCTAACCACTGTTGATTGCGATCTTGTACCTGTAGTCCGCCGGTTTTATCCTGATACAACAAGGTAATGCAGCCATAGTCTGTGTGTGCGCCAGCGCCGTTATCATTTTGTTGCTGAGGCGGATAATGAATTAAGCGCAGCACACTAATCGGGCAGGTAAAATGCTTGCTAAAAAAGTCTTCGCTTTGGCCCAAGGCTAAAGCCATGGCCTTAAGTATTTTGAGGCCAACTTGTAAGGTGAGTTCGTAATGTTGCTGCAAAAGTTGGATGAAGCCGTCAAGATTTGGATACTGGTTCGGCCCATAAAGCTGAGGAAAACGGGCTACCTGTGGATGATAGGGGCTAAGGTCTAAAGCCATATCAAAGGTTTCTTTGCAGTCTTTAGGTCCGTTTGGGTCTAGCTGTTCAGCACTTACTTGTCCCCAACCGCGATGGTTGGCCGAGTGCTGAATATTGATCTTTTGTTTTTCTTGTTCACTAAGTGCAAAGAATTTAGCAGCCATGTCTTGCATTGCTGCAAATTGCTCAGCAGGAATGCCATGACCGGTCACATAAAAAAAGCCCTTGTCACGACAGGCAGAATCTATGGCTTGAATTGCTTCTTGCCAGTGCTGGCTATCGCTATGATCTAATGACGATATATCAATAATGGGTAGGGCTAAATTCATCTCATTCTCGCAGTAAAGGCCCAGCTTAGCTGGGCACTTATTTAGGACTTAGGGTCTAGGTTTATTTAGGAATCGTTGCGTCGATGCCTTCTACGTACCACATCACGCCAGCTAGCTCTTGGTCGTTAAGTGTTTTACCCGCTGGGATCACCTCTTTGCCGCTGTTATCTTTCATAGGGCCAGTAAAGGGATGAAATTCACCTGATTTAATCTTGGCTTCGGTTTCGCTAATGGCGGTTTTTACGTCGCCGGGTAAGGCTGGGTTAACTGAAACAATTTGTAGAATGTCTTCTGCAAAACCACCCCAGTAATCTTCTGGCTTCCACGAATCTGCTAATACTTCTTCTACGGTGCGAATGTAGTGGGGTGCCCATACATCACGAACCGAGAACATGTGGGCAGTAGGAGCAAATTGACTCATATCTGACGCTTGACCAATGCCCATTACGCCGCGCTTCTCGGCAGCAATAAGTGGGGCTGGGCTGTCGGTGTGTTGCAAAATAATGTCGACACCTTGGTCCATTAAGGCGTTGGCTGCGTCTGCTTCTTTACCTGGGTCGTACCACGTATTTACCCACACAATCTTAATTTGCACATCAGGGTTTACGCTTTTCGCGCCTAAGTACACCGAGTTAATATCGCGGATCACCTCCGGAATAGGGAACGAGGCAATGTAACCAATCACATTGGTTTTGGTCGTCATGCCAGCGGCTACGCCAGACACATAGCGGCCCTCGTAGGTACGCAATACATAAGTAGACACGTTTTTGCTGCGTTTGTAGCCGGTAGCGTGTTCAAAGGTAACTTTAGGAAAACGTTTAGCGGCTTTGATAGTTGGGTTCATAAAACCAAAGGATGTAGTGAAAATGACGTCGTGACCCGATTTAGCCAATTGGGTAATCACTCGCTCTGCATCGGCGCCCTCGGGAACATTCTCAACAAAGGTGGTACTTACTTTACCGCCAAAGTGCTGTTCCATTTCAATCCGGCCTTGGTCGTGCTCATAACTCCAACCGTGGTCACCCACTGGTCCTACATATACAAAGCCTACTTTTAGTGGCTCGTCGGCGGCCATGCTGGCTGGTGTTATCAAGGTGGTTACAGCAAAGGCTGCGGCACTTATCCATTTATTTAGTTTCATTAAGAACTCCGTTTCAATTGTTCGGTGTTTCGGGTTTTGATTAGTGGTAGCAAAAAGCTGGCCACTTGGTCATGTTTTTTGATTTAAGTCAAAGAACACAGTGAATACAAGTTTTGTTGTAAATAGATGTCTTAATTGTTAGCAGCCTTATGCTTATTTATGGCGTTTTTTGGTGCAACTTATCAACGCTGCGCACCAAAGCTAAGCGTGTGTAGTTAGCTTAGCCTATGAGTCTTAATGTAGATGTAAGGAATATGTGTATTGCATGTTACTTACTAAGTGGTGGTTAGCGGGCTTTGCCCAAGTTTTACTAGAGGAGGTGATGCTAGTTGGCAAGTTACTTGCGTTATTAAGCTGACCTAGTGGTCAAATATCTGGTTGCGATTTAGCTTAATAATAGGGAGCAAAGCATGAACGCTAATAAGGAAAAAGCGATACCAAAAGAGCTGTTGTACCACCTAGACGAGAGGCCTCCAGTAGCAGAAGCTTTTTTCGCTGGGCTACAACATGTATTGGCATGTTTTGTTGGTGTGATAACGCCAACTTTGATTATTGGCGGCGTATTAGGCTTAGGCTCGCACATTCCCTACCTGATTAGTATGGCGCTCATTGTATCTGGCGTTGGAACCTTCATTCAGGCCAAAAAATTGGGCCCTGTTGGCGCAGGCATGATTTGTGTGCAAGGTACCAGTTTCGCTTTCTTAGGCTCTATATTGGCGGCAGGCTTTATTGCTAAAAGCCAAGGGGGCGGTCCCGAAGAAATATTGTCGCTAATATTTGGTATTTGCTTTTTAGGCGCTTTTATTGAGATTTTCTTATCGCAAATGCTGGTTAAGATGAAGAAAATTATCACGCCATTGGTGACCGGAATAGTGATTACCATCATTGGTATTTCGCTGATAAAAGTAGGCATGACCGATTTGGCGGGGGGCTTTAAAGCTGCCGATTTTGGTAGCTTACAAAACCTAGGTTTAGGTTTCACTGTGTTGGCCATTATTATTGCTTTAAACCGTTCAGCAAATCCTTGGCTGCGCCTCTCATCAATTGTTATTGGCTTGCTCGCTGGTATGTTAATCGCGCTATTTATGGGGAAAGTAGACTTTTCTTCGCTAGGCTCGCAACCTTGGGTGAGTATTCCTGTTCCGTTTAAATATGGTTTTAGTTTTGATTGGGTAGCGTTTTTACCGGTTGCTCTAATTTACTTTATTACAGCAATTGAATCGGCTGGCGATATTACCGCTAACTGCGCTATTTCACAGCAAGACATTAAAGGCGATAGCTACCTAAAACGGGTGCGTGGCGGTGTGCTAGCCGACGGTGTTAACTCCTTAATTGCCGCTGTTTTTAACACTTTTCCAAACACCACCTTTAGCCAAAATAATGGAGTTATCCAATTAACCGGCGTAGCTAGTCGGTACATCGGTTATTACATTGCGTTAATACTAGTGGTGCTGGGATTGTTCCCTATTTTGGGCGCTGTTTTACAGCAAATTCCTAAACCAGTGTTAGGCGGAGCCACCTTGGTAATGTTTGGTACAGTGGCGGCAGCGGGAATTAAAATTATTGCTAGCGAAACACTTAATCGCCGCAAACTACTTATTATGGCAGTGTCTTTTGGAGTAGGTTTAGGCGTGACAATGGTACCCGACCTATTACAACACGCGCCTAAATTGGTTCAAAACATCTTTGGGTCAGCAGTTACTTCCGGTGGTTTAGTGGCTATCTTGCTTAGTTTGTTATTACCTGAGCAGCCATCTTCTGTTGCGGCTCAACTCAAACCGAGTACGCAACAATCATAGAATTAATGAGCCTTAGAGTTTACTTGTATAATTAACTTAGCTTTGGCAGAATGCGGGCAGGCGCTAAGGGGCGCCTGCCCGCCAAGAGGAACTCACCCTTAAGCACATGCTTAGTTACACATCATTACGACACTGTATGTCATTCTGAATATTGTTTTGCGGGGAACAACTTAAGTATTTAGGAGCATAGAGATGTTATCTGCCGTTGAAGAACTTAAAATTCGCAGTAAAATTTTGCTTAAACAGCGCCATACTGCCGATTCCCCATTAGCAAATTTAGCTAAAGACAAATCACCACAACTAAAACATGCCTTGTTGTATGTAGCGCGAGAAGCGGGCTTTAAAGACTGGCAACACGCCCAAAGTGTATTGTCGTGCCAGCAAAAGCAAACCTTGCAACAAGATAGTGGTAAATTTTGGTATTCGCCTGCTTGTATGGCCTTGCTTAACCATTGGTGTGCTAGCTACCACGAAGCCATGGCCTTGCAAGTTAAGCAGGGTGGGGTAATTCTTCCCTACAAAAGCCAATATGTGGTGGCCAATGCTAGCTATATAGAAGCCCTAGGTTTAGAACTCAAGGATCCGCTTTGGCAAGCGCTGGAATATAATTGGTGCGAAGGCTCGCCAGCCCTGCGTCAAGAGTTAGCATACAAGCGCTTGTTGGCAATGCAAACGCAGCGCTATAAAGCTTGTTAATAGCCAATTAGTTGCAGCGTTTGCCCGCACAAAGGCTTATTATTGATATTTTTAAGAATGGCGAGCTCAGCTCGCCGCTTTATTAAGGAAGCCTTATGTCTAAAAAGATCTATTGCATTGCCATGTTTAAACCTAAAGCTGGTAAGCAAAACGAGCTGTTTAAAGTATTGCAAGCGTTAGAGCCAAACACCTTGCGCGAAGATGGCTGTATTCAATACACGGTTACGCGCCAAATTGACAACCCTTTTGCTCAGGGCACTGGTTATCCCATCGCCTTTCAAGAGATTTGGGCGGATAAAGAAAGCTTTGAAGCGCACTGCCAACGTAAAGAAATTAGCGAGTTTTTTCAAACCCATTGTGTTGCAGAAACAGGCTTAGTAGAAGATTCAAATGTTTGTGTATACAGCGATGAAGCAGAAGATTTTGACGCGCCAGTATTTGCTTAGTTTTAAGTAGATAAGAGCGCCGATAGAGCGCTCTTATTGCTCAACGATAGGTTTCTTCATCAGCGAGAAGTGAAGCTATAAGTTAACTCGTGTTTGCACGTTTATGTGTTAGCTATA
The Agarivorans aestuarii DNA segment above includes these coding regions:
- the uraH gene encoding hydroxyisourate hydrolase; amino-acid sequence: MSTLSCHVLDTTCGQPAAGIAVEIYRFGESQSLAKGLTDQDGRYKFEQLDLPSDCYCLRFITEEYCLAHFQQCFFPLADVVFISDEQQAHYHIPLLLSTFSYSTYRGS
- the uraD gene encoding 2-oxo-4-hydroxy-4-carboxy-5-ureidoimidazoline decarboxylase, whose amino-acid sequence is MNDDEKHLKQLNNLPHSQFVSEMASICSSKTWQTTMATLRPFQSVEQFMSMAKQAFSQLTENDWLEAFAGHPMIGDLTSLQKKYNQAKHLSEAEQAQVNHAQQATLSALLELNQRYLNRYGFIFIVFASGKSAEEMLHILEQRYGNSREQELHNAAEQQQSISLRRMENLF
- the xdhC gene encoding xanthine dehydrogenase accessory protein XdhC is translated as MSDWQSRFLPNNWLDACSYLKQQQQPFCIATIVAEAGSVPRATGAKMVISQQQQFDTLGGGNLEFSVIKHAREQLEKGAKFNHIERFSLAADLAQCCGGAVQVLFEYFLVDQPLITIYGAGHVSHCLCEILAKLPVQVQVIDNRQQWLDSISQFGVNTHYHAQPENSVAELKANSYVVILSQDHSLDFALSLAALRRGDLAFVGVIGSQTKAQRFKYRLAEQLEDPARCDQLTCPIGLADVSGKLPMQVAVSISAQLITLLEKHAKTSDRDQQKQQWESSNTLRKQLAGEQLNE
- the xdhB gene encoding xanthine dehydrogenase molybdopterin binding subunit, with product MRKLTTQHLEQTAPSQIVGKSIPHESAAKQVAGEAQFIDDYNLPSGCLHAAVITSQVAKGKVLAQQLDSLQQHPDVVAVIRCQDIPGHLDIGPIFIGDPLLSENEISYFQQPVALVLAHSHQLAWQIADQANQELVQYQSADTLALSKQDISDLSQPNATVRPSHCMGKQIADAVLDRSELQLSGEQHIGGQEHFYLEGQVSLAQPTEDGGIMLYTSSQHPSEVQKLVAEVLGIAFHQVTVDMRRMGGGFGGKETQAAQWACLASLAAWHCNKPVKIRLPRSIDMALTGKRHPFYNRYQLGLSAEGIIESAKLEVNGLCGHSPDLSDAIVDRAMFHSDNAYSLGEAEVVGNRLKTDTVSHTAFRGFGGPQGMMLIEQAMQDIAIATGQDALDVRYKNLYRDGYATTHYGMPVEQHQDQLNLIKQLEVNADYRARRQQINQWNNSNSLIKKGLALSPVKFGISFTAKHLNQAGALLHVYTDGSVQLNHGGTEMGQGLHTKVQQIVAQTLGIPFSYVLITSTRTDKVPNTSPTAASSGSDLNGMAAHNAAKEIKQRLLEFAQQHYQLKAEQITINQGQVRLAEQTISWAELVQQAYMQRVSLSATGFYKTPKIWYDREQAQGRPFFYFALGASVSEVSIDTLTGEMSVDRVDILHDVGTSLNPAIDIGQIEGAFIQGLGWLTNEELVWDKKGKLLSNSPANYKIPTIGDYPEQMNITLFDQANPEHSIYRSKAVGEPPFMLAISAWCAIYDAVTSISQHKLPAQLDSPATSERILMACQKQYEFMETQDE
- the xdhA gene encoding xanthine dehydrogenase small subunit, with the translated sequence MLQLMINDQAITLSQQAADTMLLSFLRERQGLVGSKEGCASGDCGACTVVMVSQDHQQQLSYKQINSCITPLHSLHGKQIITVEYLKQGQELHPVQQAIVDKHGSQCGFCTPGFVMSLYALSRQTTKPEHPEEFLAGNLCRCTGYGPLIEAAKQVATAPAAKDHIQENESAVQYWMGQCDKLESDHYWQPTSRSELASIRAKHPHAKWIGGGTDLALEVTQQYQRIDEIIDLTALPELTGIERTNNGWRIGAAVPLDKVHAFMAQHYPTTDEIFARLGSITIRHRATLGGSLGNASPIGDIAPLLISLNGKIEVDDGATTELYAPEDYITGYRETRLKPQQWISAIHLPDLSPTLKHQIYKVSKRYEDDIATVVLAVAMECDDQGRVSHCVISAGGVAAKSVRLTELENCLLGEVFNNNKLKQLQALVPQYVKPIDDVRASAAYRVLLVQNLLKRFYLYSQQLPTRLAAHA
- a CDS encoding isopenicillin N synthase family dioxygenase, yielding MNLALPIIDISSLDHSDSQHWQEAIQAIDSACRDKGFFYVTGHGIPAEQFAAMQDMAAKFFALSEQEKQKINIQHSANHRGWGQVSAEQLDPNGPKDCKETFDMALDLSPYHPQVARFPQLYGPNQYPNLDGFIQLLQQHYELTLQVGLKILKAMALALGQSEDFFSKHFTCPISVLRLIHYPPQQQNDNGAGAHTDYGCITLLYQDKTGGLQVQDRNQQWLDAPPVENSFVVNIGDLMQRWTNGRYKSTPHRVLSPKQQTTRFSMPFFVEPDFDTPVNTLASCLAPGEQSQYPEISAGEWILSRFADTYAYRNDQQE
- a CDS encoding BMP family ABC transporter substrate-binding protein, whose amino-acid sequence is MKLNKWISAAAFAVTTLITPASMAADEPLKVGFVYVGPVGDHGWSYEHDQGRIEMEQHFGGKVSTTFVENVPEGADAERVITQLAKSGHDVIFTTSFGFMNPTIKAAKRFPKVTFEHATGYKRSKNVSTYVLRTYEGRYVSGVAAGMTTKTNVIGYIASFPIPEVIRDINSVYLGAKSVNPDVQIKIVWVNTWYDPGKEADAANALMDQGVDIILQHTDSPAPLIAAEKRGVMGIGQASDMSQFAPTAHMFSVRDVWAPHYIRTVEEVLADSWKPEDYWGGFAEDILQIVSVNPALPGDVKTAISETEAKIKSGEFHPFTGPMKDNSGKEVIPAGKTLNDQELAGVMWYVEGIDATIPK
- a CDS encoding nucleobase:cation symporter-2 family protein gives rise to the protein MNANKEKAIPKELLYHLDERPPVAEAFFAGLQHVLACFVGVITPTLIIGGVLGLGSHIPYLISMALIVSGVGTFIQAKKLGPVGAGMICVQGTSFAFLGSILAAGFIAKSQGGGPEEILSLIFGICFLGAFIEIFLSQMLVKMKKIITPLVTGIVITIIGISLIKVGMTDLAGGFKAADFGSLQNLGLGFTVLAIIIALNRSANPWLRLSSIVIGLLAGMLIALFMGKVDFSSLGSQPWVSIPVPFKYGFSFDWVAFLPVALIYFITAIESAGDITANCAISQQDIKGDSYLKRVRGGVLADGVNSLIAAVFNTFPNTTFSQNNGVIQLTGVASRYIGYYIALILVVLGLFPILGAVLQQIPKPVLGGATLVMFGTVAAAGIKIIASETLNRRKLLIMAVSFGVGLGVTMVPDLLQHAPKLVQNIFGSAVTSGGLVAILLSLLLPEQPSSVAAQLKPSTQQS
- a CDS encoding putative quinol monooxygenase, with product MSKKIYCIAMFKPKAGKQNELFKVLQALEPNTLREDGCIQYTVTRQIDNPFAQGTGYPIAFQEIWADKESFEAHCQRKEISEFFQTHCVAETGLVEDSNVCVYSDEAEDFDAPVFA